A genomic segment from Curtobacterium sp. MCSS17_007 encodes:
- a CDS encoding molybdopterin-dependent oxidoreductase produces the protein MRRILLDARAVTASPNRNARSAVVWGRLLGIAFVVCFGTGVYSHLLQDPLPWMRFPTRPTQLYQFTQGLHITAGIAIIPLLLAKLNVVMPALAQVPPVRGVLHLLERLSIAVLVSASIVQVGTGLLNTYQWYPFPFPFRQTHNAMAYVIIGSLIVHIASKLPVIARYWRARDAYDADGRFVADPTVGSELLPDGREARPAVGERPAVEQTVGSYPRGLTGRLLRWVDGPAAPARAPESLAERPDSASAARGSSLEPSLEDAAGGAGAGRASRQESIERPADGGRQRIARRGFVAGVTAATVGVVALTAGQSNRLLEPLNVFGARRRDVGPQELPVNRTARAAGVLATATAADWTLTVVGPDVTRTFSRAELVALGTATAELPISCVEGWSQMASWRGVRMRDLLASVQADPASPLRITSLEKRGGYRVTEMGPEYASDPTTLLALEVNGGTLDLDHGFPARVIAPGRPGVLQTKWVGKIEVIR, from the coding sequence GTGCGACGGATCCTGCTGGACGCGCGGGCGGTCACGGCGTCCCCGAACCGGAACGCCCGCTCGGCCGTCGTCTGGGGTCGCCTGCTCGGCATCGCGTTCGTCGTCTGCTTCGGTACCGGCGTCTACAGCCACCTGCTGCAGGACCCGCTGCCCTGGATGCGCTTCCCGACCCGACCGACGCAGCTCTACCAGTTCACGCAGGGCCTGCACATCACGGCGGGCATCGCGATCATCCCGCTGCTGCTCGCCAAGCTGAACGTGGTCATGCCCGCGTTGGCGCAGGTACCGCCGGTGCGCGGGGTCCTGCACCTGCTCGAGCGACTGTCGATCGCCGTGCTCGTGTCGGCGTCGATCGTGCAGGTCGGCACCGGTCTGCTCAACACGTACCAGTGGTACCCGTTCCCGTTCCCGTTCCGTCAGACGCACAACGCGATGGCGTACGTGATCATCGGCTCGCTCATCGTGCACATCGCGTCGAAGCTCCCCGTGATCGCGCGCTACTGGCGGGCGCGGGACGCCTACGACGCGGACGGCCGGTTCGTCGCGGACCCGACGGTCGGCAGCGAGCTGCTGCCGGACGGCCGGGAGGCCCGCCCCGCGGTGGGCGAGCGCCCCGCGGTCGAGCAGACGGTCGGCTCGTACCCCCGTGGCCTGACCGGCCGCCTGCTGCGGTGGGTGGACGGCCCGGCCGCGCCGGCCCGCGCTCCCGAGTCTCTGGCTGAGCGACCGGACTCGGCGTCCGCGGCCCGAGGGTCGTCGCTGGAGCCGAGTCTCGAGGACGCTGCCGGCGGGGCGGGAGCGGGGCGCGCCTCCCGGCAGGAGTCGATCGAGCGCCCGGCGGACGGTGGTCGCCAGCGGATCGCCCGACGTGGCTTCGTCGCGGGCGTCACGGCGGCGACCGTCGGCGTCGTCGCGCTCACGGCGGGGCAGTCGAACCGCCTGCTCGAGCCGCTCAACGTCTTCGGTGCCCGGCGACGGGACGTCGGGCCCCAGGAGCTGCCGGTGAACCGCACGGCACGCGCCGCCGGAGTGCTCGCGACCGCGACGGCGGCCGACTGGACCCTCACGGTCGTGGGACCGGACGTCACGCGGACCTTCTCGCGCGCCGAACTCGTCGCGCTCGGCACCGCGACCGCCGAGCTGCCGATCTCGTGCGTCGAGGGGTGGAGCCAGATGGCCTCGTGGCGGGGCGTGCGGATGCGGGACCTGCTCGCGTCGGTGCAGGCGGACCCGGCGTCACCACTGCGGATCACGAGCCTCGAGAAGCGCGGCGGCTACCGCGTCACCGAGATGGGCCCGGAGTACGCGTCCGACCCGACGACGCTCCTGGCGCTCGAGGTGAACGGGGGGACGCTCGACCTCGACCACGGGTTCCCTGCGCGGGTGATCGCACCGGGGCGCCCCGGCGTGCTGCAGACCAAGTGGGTCGGGAAGATCGAGGTGATCCGATGA
- a CDS encoding ABC transporter permease, with product MPPRRTPVPWWLPAPAVVGGLFVVVPVLAMVGRVDWSSFVALVTAPASTTALGLSLGTAAAATGVSFVLGYPLAVLFARSTSRWVGVLRALVLLPLVLPPVVGGLALLAAFGRLGVLGAFLDAHGLRIAFTTTAVVVAQVFVSMPFLVSSIEGALRIGGDRAERVAATLGAGPTRTFLTVTTPRVLPGITAGLVLCGARALGEFGATLTFAGSLQGVTRTLPLEVYLQREVDPDTAVALALVLVVVALVVIGTTTLRTRSVVA from the coding sequence ATGCCCCCACGGCGGACCCCGGTGCCGTGGTGGCTCCCGGCCCCCGCGGTGGTCGGCGGTCTGTTCGTCGTCGTACCGGTGCTCGCGATGGTCGGTCGCGTCGACTGGTCGTCCTTCGTCGCCCTCGTCACCGCGCCGGCGTCGACGACCGCCCTCGGGCTGAGCCTCGGGACCGCGGCCGCCGCGACCGGGGTCTCCTTCGTGCTCGGGTACCCGCTCGCCGTGCTCTTCGCCCGGTCGACGTCGCGCTGGGTGGGGGTGCTCCGCGCGCTCGTCCTGCTCCCGCTCGTCCTGCCGCCGGTCGTCGGCGGTCTCGCACTGCTGGCGGCGTTCGGCCGGCTCGGCGTGCTCGGGGCGTTCCTCGACGCGCACGGACTCCGCATCGCGTTCACCACGACCGCGGTGGTCGTGGCCCAGGTCTTCGTGTCGATGCCGTTCCTGGTGTCGTCGATCGAGGGGGCGCTGCGCATCGGCGGCGACCGTGCGGAACGCGTCGCCGCGACGCTCGGGGCCGGGCCGACGCGCACCTTCCTCACCGTGACGACCCCGCGTGTGCTGCCGGGGATCACCGCGGGACTCGTGCTGTGCGGCGCCCGGGCGCTCGGTGAGTTCGGCGCGACGCTGACCTTCGCCGGCAGCCTGCAGGGCGTGACACGGACGCTGCCGCTCGAGGTCTACCTGCAGCGCGAGGTCGACCCCGACACGGCCGTCGCCCTGGCACTCGTGCTGGTGGTCGTCGCCCTCGTCGTCATCGGCACGACGACCCTGCGGACGCGGTCGGTGGTCGCGTGA
- a CDS encoding TOBE domain-containing protein: MTTLRIRDAARYLGVSDDTVRRLVDAGTLPRSADAAGRTVVEGRDLAAYVRGRDAGLEDPSGVRSSARNRFVGIVTELVVEGVVAQVELQAGPNRVVSLMTAEAVRDLGLEVGSVAVASVKATMVTVEVPEDPERAR; this comes from the coding sequence ATGACGACACTCCGCATCCGAGACGCCGCGCGGTACCTGGGCGTCAGCGACGACACCGTCCGGCGTCTGGTGGATGCCGGCACCCTGCCCCGGTCCGCCGACGCCGCCGGACGGACCGTGGTCGAGGGGCGCGACCTGGCGGCGTACGTCCGCGGTCGGGATGCCGGGCTCGAGGACCCCTCGGGGGTCAGGAGCTCCGCGCGGAACCGCTTCGTCGGGATCGTCACCGAGCTGGTGGTCGAGGGCGTCGTCGCACAGGTCGAGCTGCAGGCCGGACCGAACCGTGTGGTGTCCCTCATGACGGCAGAGGCGGTCCGTGACCTCGGGCTCGAGGTCGGGTCGGTCGCGGTCGCGTCCGTGAAGGCCACGATGGTCACCGTCGAGGTGCCCGAGGACCCGGAGCGCGCCCGGTGA
- a CDS encoding ThiF family adenylyltransferase: MTGSVPDPSDLEARRRTTSRTAALQGAGQPALDALAAARVLVVGAGGLGAPVLTYLAGSGLGRVTVVDHDVVDTSNLARQTLFAAADVGRPKAECAAERVRAVDPVVEVVALAERFRPEHVDGHDVVVDAADSVEVTRAVSDACAAAGVPFVWGTALGYDGQVSVFHDAAPEPVDFHDLHPEPLPDEGSCAADGVLPALCGAVGAVMAAQVGALVAGLGEPLTGRVLTVDARRWRWTESPLRRGPGSVRPAAPAGEPPRVAPAELARWLGDDGRPVVLVDVRTEEEQATGVIPGSRAPGQATDDAELVVVCASGGRATAWARRAIADRPDDAPPVTVLDGGITAWRREGLPTTA; this comes from the coding sequence GTGACCGGCAGCGTCCCCGACCCGTCGGACCTCGAGGCGCGGCGCCGCACCACCTCGCGCACCGCTGCACTGCAGGGAGCCGGGCAGCCCGCCCTCGACGCCCTCGCCGCGGCCCGGGTGCTCGTCGTCGGAGCCGGCGGCCTCGGCGCGCCGGTGCTGACCTACCTGGCCGGGTCCGGCCTCGGACGCGTCACGGTCGTCGACCACGACGTCGTCGACACCTCGAACCTGGCGCGGCAGACCCTCTTCGCCGCGGCGGACGTGGGCCGGCCGAAGGCCGAGTGCGCCGCCGAGCGCGTCCGGGCAGTCGACCCGGTCGTCGAGGTCGTCGCGCTGGCCGAACGGTTCCGCCCCGAGCACGTGGACGGGCACGACGTGGTGGTCGACGCCGCGGACAGCGTCGAGGTGACCCGCGCCGTCTCGGACGCCTGTGCGGCGGCCGGTGTGCCGTTCGTGTGGGGGACCGCACTCGGCTACGACGGCCAGGTGTCGGTGTTCCACGACGCCGCGCCGGAGCCGGTCGACTTCCACGACCTGCACCCGGAGCCGTTGCCGGACGAGGGCTCCTGCGCTGCCGACGGGGTCCTGCCGGCGCTCTGCGGGGCGGTCGGCGCGGTGATGGCCGCGCAGGTCGGCGCCCTCGTGGCCGGACTCGGCGAGCCCCTGACCGGTCGGGTGCTCACGGTCGACGCGCGGCGGTGGCGGTGGACCGAGAGCCCGCTCCGCCGCGGCCCGGGTTCGGTCCGTCCGGCGGCGCCCGCGGGGGAACCGCCCCGGGTCGCCCCGGCCGAGCTGGCACGGTGGCTCGGCGACGACGGCCGCCCGGTGGTCCTGGTCGACGTCCGGACCGAGGAGGAACAGGCGACCGGTGTCATCCCGGGTTCCCGCGCGCCCGGGCAGGCGACCGACGACGCCGAGCTCGTCGTCGTCTGCGCCTCGGGTGGGCGGGCCACGGCGTGGGCGCGGCGAGCGATCGCGGACCGTCCGGACGACGCGCCCCCGGTGACCGTGTTGGACGGCGGCATCACCGCGTGGCGGCGGGAAGGGCTCCCGACCACTGCTTGA
- a CDS encoding MoaD/ThiS family protein, protein MTMMRFFAAARAAVGQDETPVDAATLDEALRGVAAADPERWTALQERCSYLVDGVTTRDRSTTLVGVGTVDVMPPFAGG, encoded by the coding sequence ATGACGATGATGCGGTTCTTCGCGGCAGCCCGGGCGGCCGTCGGACAGGACGAGACCCCGGTGGACGCGGCGACGCTCGACGAGGCCCTGCGCGGCGTCGCCGCCGCGGACCCGGAGCGGTGGACGGCGCTGCAGGAGCGGTGCTCGTACCTGGTCGACGGCGTGACGACCCGCGACCGGTCGACGACGCTCGTCGGCGTCGGCACGGTCGACGTCATGCCGCCCTTCGCGGGCGGCTAG
- a CDS encoding ATP-binding cassette domain-containing protein — MSAPDRGLRAHVVVPDRGVDVRLEVGPDECVALVGPNGAGKSTVVEALAGLLRTRGGSVVLAGRELTAVPTHRRRVGLVAQRPDLFAHRSVAGNVAFGPRATGASGREARHRSATALAAVGAAGLADRSPATLSGGQAQRVAVARALATDPALLLLDEPTTALDVDARAEVRDALRTARSGRPTLLVTHDPLEAVALADRVVVLQDGRVVEAGTTDAVLRRPRTPFSASFSGLVLVPGTATATGIAPDGGGELASGTHTVPPGRPAVAALHPTAVRVRPDGSGVVRTVTAVEPRDGLVRVRAGDLVADVTVATAAALGLAPGATIGLAVDPDEVSVYDPAGA, encoded by the coding sequence GTGAGTGCCCCGGACCGCGGGCTCCGGGCCCACGTCGTCGTGCCCGACCGCGGCGTCGACGTCCGTCTGGAGGTCGGCCCGGACGAGTGCGTCGCCCTCGTCGGCCCGAACGGCGCCGGCAAGTCCACCGTGGTCGAGGCCCTGGCCGGTCTCCTCCGGACCCGCGGCGGCAGCGTGGTGCTCGCCGGCCGCGAACTCACGGCCGTGCCGACGCACCGACGCCGGGTCGGCCTGGTCGCGCAGCGACCGGACCTCTTCGCGCACCGGTCGGTCGCCGGCAACGTCGCCTTCGGTCCGCGGGCCACGGGCGCGAGCGGTCGGGAGGCACGGCACCGGTCCGCCACGGCCCTCGCGGCGGTCGGTGCCGCCGGTCTCGCCGACCGGTCGCCCGCCACGCTCTCCGGCGGGCAGGCGCAGCGGGTCGCCGTCGCCCGTGCGCTCGCCACCGATCCGGCACTGCTGCTCCTCGACGAGCCGACCACGGCCCTCGACGTCGACGCCCGTGCCGAGGTCCGCGACGCGCTCCGGACGGCGCGGAGTGGCCGGCCCACGCTGCTCGTCACGCACGACCCGCTCGAGGCCGTCGCCCTGGCGGACCGGGTGGTCGTGCTGCAGGACGGCCGGGTGGTCGAGGCGGGGACGACGGACGCGGTGCTGCGGCGCCCGCGAACGCCCTTCTCGGCGTCCTTCTCCGGGCTCGTGCTCGTGCCGGGGACCGCCACCGCGACCGGGATCGCTCCCGACGGCGGCGGCGAGCTGGCGTCCGGGACGCACACCGTGCCTCCCGGCCGGCCCGCCGTGGCGGCACTGCACCCGACCGCCGTGCGCGTGCGGCCGGACGGTTCCGGGGTGGTGCGCACGGTCACCGCGGTCGAGCCGCGCGACGGGCTGGTCCGGGTGCGCGCTGGTGACCTGGTGGCCGACGTCACCGTGGCGACGGCCGCGGCGCTCGGGCTGGCACCGGGGGCGACGATCGGGCTCGCCGTCGACCCGGACGAGGTCAGCGTCTACGACCCCGCAGGGGCCTGA
- a CDS encoding glycosyltransferase 87 family protein — translation MSRRPRAASVPTTAVVSTVLSVVGVLALAGVIAFGITHLGFLRAGHRAPFVAWTLIAWAVFAGAALALRSVPREWMTRIVLGGAVVVGIAALVGPPNTSTDSARYAWDGIVQHAGVSPYAHTPQSNALADLRPDWLFPDKIDGTCKPLEPRMRGLGDGADGHCVAINRPDVTTIYPPMAQLWFAGVRAFVPATAQYMPFQVAGLLVSLGVTVGLVMVLRRTGRPTWWAALWAWSPLVASEAVTNSHVDVVGAALATAGVVLVAFGRPIWGGIALGAATATKLIPAIVYPPVLGRWRYWWAIPVGIATFALLYVPYVLTTGVKVLGYLPGYLSEEGYEDGSRFALVSTVFPGDAATVVVGLVVLLAAVVSWRLADPARPWSAEVLMIGVTFLAVTPRYPWYALLLIPFVVLSGRWEWMALNLAIALRGVWPSAPAFRWWLLAAVLVILVVTLVRTRREDWQRWGRRLDPRRPSVDPEPRRPVDAR, via the coding sequence ATGAGCAGACGACCGCGCGCCGCCTCCGTCCCGACGACCGCGGTCGTGTCGACCGTCCTGTCCGTCGTCGGCGTGCTGGCGCTGGCGGGTGTCATCGCCTTCGGCATCACGCATCTGGGGTTCCTCCGTGCCGGTCATCGTGCACCATTCGTTGCGTGGACGCTCATCGCTTGGGCGGTCTTCGCCGGAGCGGCCCTCGCGTTGCGCTCCGTGCCCCGCGAGTGGATGACCCGGATCGTCCTCGGCGGTGCGGTCGTGGTCGGGATCGCGGCGCTCGTCGGTCCGCCGAACACCAGCACCGACTCTGCCCGGTACGCCTGGGACGGGATCGTCCAGCACGCCGGTGTCTCACCGTACGCCCACACGCCGCAGTCCAACGCGCTGGCCGACCTGCGCCCCGACTGGCTCTTCCCGGACAAGATCGACGGCACCTGCAAGCCCCTCGAGCCGCGGATGCGCGGCCTCGGTGACGGCGCCGACGGGCACTGCGTCGCGATCAACCGGCCGGACGTCACCACGATCTACCCGCCGATGGCGCAGCTGTGGTTCGCCGGGGTGCGGGCGTTCGTCCCCGCGACCGCGCAGTACATGCCGTTCCAGGTCGCCGGCCTCCTCGTCTCCCTGGGCGTCACCGTCGGCCTGGTCATGGTGCTCCGCCGGACCGGCCGTCCCACCTGGTGGGCCGCGCTCTGGGCGTGGTCGCCGCTCGTCGCCTCCGAGGCGGTCACGAACTCGCACGTCGACGTCGTCGGCGCGGCCCTGGCCACCGCGGGCGTCGTGCTCGTGGCGTTCGGCCGGCCGATCTGGGGCGGGATCGCGCTCGGAGCGGCGACGGCGACGAAGCTCATCCCGGCGATCGTCTACCCGCCCGTGCTCGGTCGGTGGCGGTACTGGTGGGCGATCCCCGTCGGCATCGCGACGTTCGCGCTGCTCTACGTCCCGTACGTGCTCACGACCGGGGTGAAGGTGCTCGGCTACCTGCCGGGCTACCTGTCCGAGGAGGGCTACGAGGACGGCTCCCGCTTCGCCCTCGTCTCGACGGTGTTCCCCGGCGATGCGGCGACCGTCGTGGTCGGGCTGGTCGTCCTGCTCGCCGCCGTCGTGTCCTGGCGACTCGCGGACCCGGCACGACCGTGGTCGGCCGAGGTGTTGATGATCGGCGTGACGTTCCTCGCCGTGACCCCGCGCTACCCGTGGTACGCGTTGCTCCTCATCCCGTTCGTGGTGCTCTCCGGCCGGTGGGAGTGGATGGCCCTCAACCTCGCCATCGCCCTGCGCGGGGTGTGGCCGTCGGCACCGGCGTTCCGCTGGTGGCTCCTCGCCGCGGTCCTCGTCATCCTGGTCGTCACCCTCGTGCGCACGCGGCGCGAGGACTGGCAGCGCTGGGGGCGGCGGCTCGACCCGCGGCGACCGAGCGTCGACCCCGAGCCGCGACGTCCCGTCGACGCCAGGTAG
- the modA gene encoding molybdate ABC transporter substrate-binding protein yields MKTLLRSIAVAAVLVATLATSACSTPGAGSSTGTASGSSAPSGSITVFAAASLQRTFTELGGRYEQEHPGTTVTFSFAGSSDLVSQIRNGAPADVFASADEANMAKLSASASASEDDGDGEDDGDGDGDGDGDLAAGWPRAFATNTLEIAVAPGNPQHVTGLRSLTSSDVQLVTCAAPVPCGAATAAVERAAGVTLHPVSEEQSVTDVLGKVESGQADAGLVYVTDVRASDGGVDGVPFAESAEAVNTYPIGVLRESTNPVLAASFATFVRSDAGRKVLADAGFGAP; encoded by the coding sequence GTGAAGACGCTCCTGCGCTCCATCGCTGTCGCTGCGGTCCTCGTCGCCACCCTGGCGACGTCCGCCTGCTCGACTCCTGGCGCGGGCAGCAGCACGGGTACGGCCTCCGGGTCCTCCGCGCCTTCCGGTTCGATCACGGTGTTCGCAGCAGCGTCACTCCAGCGCACGTTCACCGAACTCGGCGGACGGTACGAGCAGGAGCACCCCGGCACGACGGTCACGTTCTCGTTCGCGGGGTCGAGCGACCTCGTCTCGCAGATCCGCAACGGCGCCCCGGCCGACGTGTTCGCCTCGGCCGACGAGGCGAACATGGCGAAGCTCAGCGCCAGCGCCAGCGCCAGCGAGGACGACGGCGACGGCGAGGACGACGGCGACGGCGACGGCGACGGCGACGGCGACCTCGCCGCCGGCTGGCCCCGCGCCTTCGCGACCAACACGCTCGAGATCGCGGTCGCGCCCGGCAACCCGCAGCACGTCACCGGACTCCGGAGCCTCACCTCGTCGGACGTGCAGCTCGTCACCTGCGCCGCCCCCGTCCCCTGCGGTGCCGCAACGGCGGCCGTCGAGCGTGCCGCCGGCGTGACGCTGCACCCCGTGAGCGAGGAGCAGTCGGTCACCGACGTCCTCGGCAAGGTCGAGTCGGGCCAGGCGGACGCCGGGCTGGTCTACGTCACCGACGTCCGGGCGTCCGACGGCGGCGTCGACGGGGTGCCCTTCGCCGAGTCGGCGGAGGCCGTGAACACCTACCCGATCGGCGTCCTGCGGGAGTCGACGAACCCGGTGCTCGCCGCGTCCTTCGCCACGTTCGTTCGGTCCGACGCGGGCCGGAAGGTGCTCGCGGACGCGGGCTTCGGAGCTCCCTGA
- the moaA gene encoding GTP 3',8-cyclase MoaA codes for MRSASPALPPRPGDDPGLVDRFARRAVDLRVSLTERCNLRCTYCMPAEGLPVIPSDALMTAAEIDRLVGLAAGTLGVRKVRFTGGEPLLRADLVDIVRRCSAHDVELSITTNAIGLANRAQALADAGLRRVNVSLDTVDPDVFAEVTRRPFLDRVLEGIAAAADAGLGVKVNAVLLRGVNDHLAVDLLAWCLERGHELRFIEQMPLDPGHAWDGATMVTAEETRALLGEHHRLVPDEAPRDGAPAERYRVSTLDGEPLGTVGVIASITESFCADCTRTRLTAEGHVRSCLFSDDEVDLLGPLRAGADDDVLLDTWRRAMWAKPRDHGDDADGIVHPARGMSAIGG; via the coding sequence GTGCGCAGCGCGTCGCCGGCCCTCCCCCCGCGCCCCGGCGACGACCCCGGGCTGGTCGACCGGTTCGCCCGGCGCGCGGTCGACCTGCGGGTGTCGCTGACCGAGCGGTGCAACCTCCGCTGCACGTACTGCATGCCCGCGGAGGGCCTGCCCGTGATCCCGTCGGACGCCCTCATGACGGCAGCCGAGATCGACCGGCTGGTCGGGCTCGCCGCGGGCACGCTCGGCGTCCGGAAGGTCCGCTTCACGGGCGGCGAACCGCTCCTGCGCGCCGACCTGGTCGACATCGTCCGCCGCTGCTCCGCGCACGACGTCGAGCTCTCGATCACCACGAACGCGATCGGGTTGGCGAACCGCGCGCAGGCCCTGGCCGACGCCGGACTCCGGCGCGTCAACGTCTCGCTCGACACCGTCGACCCGGACGTCTTCGCCGAGGTCACCCGGCGGCCGTTCCTCGACCGGGTGCTCGAGGGCATCGCGGCCGCGGCCGACGCGGGGCTCGGGGTGAAGGTGAACGCCGTGCTGCTCCGCGGCGTGAACGACCACCTCGCCGTCGACCTGCTCGCCTGGTGCCTGGAGCGCGGCCACGAGCTGCGCTTCATCGAGCAGATGCCGCTCGACCCCGGGCACGCGTGGGACGGCGCGACGATGGTCACCGCCGAGGAGACCCGTGCGCTGCTCGGCGAGCACCACCGACTCGTGCCGGACGAGGCCCCGCGCGACGGCGCCCCCGCCGAGCGGTACCGCGTGTCGACGCTCGACGGCGAGCCGCTCGGCACCGTCGGGGTCATCGCGAGCATCACCGAGTCGTTCTGCGCCGACTGCACCCGCACGCGCCTGACCGCCGAGGGGCACGTGCGCTCCTGCCTGTTCTCGGACGACGAGGTCGACCTGCTCGGTCCCCTGCGTGCCGGCGCCGACGACGACGTCCTGCTCGACACCTGGCGCCGGGCGATGTGGGCGAAGCCCCGCGACCACGGCGACGACGCGGACGGGATCGTGCACCCCGCCCGCGGCATGAGCGCGATCGGAGGATGA